A portion of the Leptospira congkakensis genome contains these proteins:
- a CDS encoding SpoIIE family protein phosphatase: protein MPTKLLTLGLISDITSRINSHEDLDTLLSEIMGITRDVLQTEGSSLLLYDKENDQLVFNTTSGLKEESLAHLTVPRGKGIAGMVLETLKPEIVNDATNDPRIFKAIDQTVGYVTRNLLCVPMIAQGEVQGVLEAVNSLDNRDFNHTDIKILKYLSNLAAIAVKNRLLIDSLNLRATELNGLFKISQALANIQSSDEFMDLAVKTISEVLQVDRVTLNFEKIEKKGLPRSKSKGFSDQIHDEDVEVLLFADKADWMFKGYKIITANSPQGIQLTHKGLFQHSMILFPILKNKEWLGSLVVSDKTSRTRFDEMDIRILRTLTNQVGEAYTALQVKIQSERLKNIDRDMQVAAMIQKHSLPIIPKQYSLLEFDTYYQASREIGGDFYDMVVHGKDEVSVIIADVSGKGTPAALFMEFSKTVLQQEVSKTTSTSEALFNANQILQDKSGFLMFVTAMLVRINMTKKELTYSSAGHNLQIIYRKKHHKIQHLSGKGQPMGIGNCEFSEHTVSYLPGDLLVLYTDGVTEAMNMKEELFSEERLESVILSHINDPPEVIRQAILQKVSEFVGEAEPHDDLSLFIIRLN, encoded by the coding sequence ATGCCTACTAAATTACTAACATTAGGTCTGATTTCAGACATTACCAGCCGGATCAATTCACATGAGGATTTGGATACACTTCTTAGTGAAATCATGGGCATCACTCGGGATGTTTTACAAACAGAAGGTTCTTCTCTACTCCTATATGACAAAGAAAATGATCAGTTGGTTTTTAATACTACCAGCGGTCTAAAAGAAGAATCCCTTGCTCACCTAACAGTTCCTAGGGGAAAAGGGATTGCAGGAATGGTTCTCGAAACTCTCAAACCAGAAATAGTCAACGATGCTACCAATGATCCAAGAATTTTTAAAGCCATCGATCAAACTGTGGGATATGTTACAAGGAATTTACTTTGTGTTCCCATGATTGCCCAAGGAGAAGTGCAAGGTGTACTCGAAGCAGTAAACTCTCTCGACAATCGTGATTTTAATCATACAGACATTAAAATTTTAAAGTACCTTTCGAACCTTGCAGCCATTGCGGTGAAAAATCGCCTTCTCATTGATAGTTTAAACCTCCGAGCCACCGAACTCAATGGTTTATTCAAAATCTCCCAAGCCCTTGCCAATATCCAAAGTTCTGATGAATTTATGGACCTCGCAGTCAAAACCATTTCCGAAGTTTTACAAGTAGACCGCGTCACTCTTAACTTTGAAAAAATTGAAAAGAAAGGTCTTCCTAGGTCCAAATCCAAAGGATTTTCTGATCAAATCCATGACGAAGATGTGGAAGTTTTGTTATTTGCAGACAAAGCAGATTGGATGTTCAAAGGATACAAAATCATTACAGCCAATTCACCACAAGGGATTCAACTCACTCACAAAGGCCTTTTCCAACATAGTATGATCCTTTTCCCCATTCTGAAAAACAAAGAATGGTTAGGATCTCTTGTTGTATCTGATAAAACTTCTCGAACAAGGTTTGATGAGATGGACATTCGGATTCTACGCACTCTTACCAACCAAGTTGGGGAAGCATACACTGCCCTACAAGTAAAGATACAAAGTGAACGTTTGAAAAACATAGACCGTGATATGCAAGTAGCGGCGATGATCCAAAAACATTCCCTGCCTATCATCCCCAAGCAATATTCATTATTAGAATTCGATACCTACTACCAAGCATCACGCGAAATCGGCGGAGACTTTTATGATATGGTGGTTCATGGAAAAGATGAAGTTTCTGTAATCATTGCCGATGTGTCAGGGAAAGGAACTCCAGCCGCACTTTTTATGGAGTTTTCCAAAACGGTTTTGCAACAAGAAGTTTCCAAAACCACTTCCACAAGTGAAGCCCTATTCAATGCCAACCAAATCTTACAAGATAAATCTGGTTTTTTAATGTTTGTTACTGCTATGCTTGTGCGTATCAATATGACAAAAAAAGAATTAACATATTCTTCAGCTGGTCATAATTTACAAATCATCTATCGCAAAAAACACCATAAAATCCAACATCTTTCAGGGAAAGGCCAACCAATGGGAATTGGCAATTGTGAATTCTCAGAACACACTGTGAGTTATTTGCCCGGAGATCTTTTGGTATTGTATACAGATGGTGTGACAGAAGCCATGAATATGAAGGAAGAACTTTTTTCAGAAGAAAGATTGGAATCTGTCATCTTATCTCATATCAACGATCCTCCAGAAGTCATCAGACAAGCTATTTTACAAAAAGTAAGTGAATTTGTGGGAGAAGCAGAGCCGCACGATGACCTTTCTCTCTTTATTATTCGTCTAAACTAA
- a CDS encoding aminoglycoside 6-adenylyltransferase yields MNQFNNFLNHLVNTIQGDSQVLAVCVAGSFIQNELDEYSDLDIVLVVEENSFQTFEEMNQLANSLGNLLSSFTGEHVGEKKLLICLFDSPLLHIDLKFVSLADFHFRVENPVIIYDKSNLIPDVYKNSLPQWPKFDFQWVEDRFWVWIHYAATKIGRGELFEAIDFLSFLRTSVIGPMFHIKYDQNPRGVRKLEFILSSQELNDLKKTYPSFEKHSIIQALQDVSNMYVYLRNLLISDLKLRNETKERSLDFLFSLSKEIMNE; encoded by the coding sequence ATGAATCAATTTAACAACTTTTTAAATCACTTAGTGAATACAATCCAAGGGGATTCCCAAGTCCTTGCCGTTTGTGTGGCTGGTTCATTTATACAAAATGAATTAGATGAGTATTCCGACCTTGATATCGTTTTAGTTGTTGAAGAGAACTCTTTCCAAACGTTCGAAGAAATGAATCAACTAGCAAACTCTCTCGGAAATTTACTCAGCTCATTTACAGGTGAACATGTTGGTGAAAAAAAGTTACTAATCTGTTTGTTTGATTCTCCTTTACTCCACATTGATTTGAAATTCGTGAGTTTGGCTGATTTTCATTTTAGAGTAGAAAATCCTGTGATAATCTATGATAAATCTAATCTAATTCCAGATGTTTATAAGAATTCCTTACCACAATGGCCAAAATTCGATTTCCAATGGGTTGAAGATAGATTTTGGGTCTGGATCCATTATGCTGCTACTAAAATTGGGCGTGGTGAATTGTTTGAAGCTATCGATTTCCTTTCTTTTTTACGCACTAGTGTAATAGGGCCTATGTTTCATATTAAATATGATCAAAATCCGAGAGGTGTTAGAAAACTCGAGTTCATACTTTCTTCTCAGGAACTTAATGATCTAAAAAAAACTTATCCTTCCTTCGAAAAACATTCAATCATTCAAGCCTTGCAGGATGTGTCCAATATGTATGTTTATTTGAGAAATTTATTAATCAGTGATTTGAAACTGAGAAATGAAACAAAAGAAAGAAGCCTGGATTTTTTGTTTTCGTTAAGTAAAGAGATCATGAATGAATAA
- a CDS encoding methylenetetrahydrofolate reductase, giving the protein MNKILLEVIPRDTPTLLSEVGYVKNNFSQISGINIPDLLRFETRSWVAASKIQNIFPNVIPHLRAIDFDLDHCDHIIEFLQKNSISSVVVIKGDPPTDMSRKVYQTTSTKLIKKLKKEMSSLKVYAAVDQYRSGIKDEFDYIEMKIDAGADGFLTQPFFDLRLIDIFTEKLRGKEVYIGISPVTNEKSQSYWESRNRAYFPRDFQLTMDWNVKFAKEVIGYCSQNDFNTYLMPIRINLEVYLSGIFK; this is encoded by the coding sequence ATGAATAAAATATTATTAGAGGTGATCCCAAGAGATACTCCAACATTACTAAGCGAAGTAGGTTATGTTAAAAATAATTTTAGTCAAATCTCAGGGATTAATATTCCAGACTTACTAAGATTTGAAACTAGAAGTTGGGTTGCCGCATCAAAGATTCAAAATATTTTTCCAAATGTAATTCCTCATCTACGAGCAATTGACTTTGATTTAGATCATTGTGATCATATCATTGAATTTCTTCAAAAAAATAGTATATCTTCTGTAGTTGTCATCAAGGGAGATCCACCTACGGATATGTCCAGGAAAGTTTACCAGACAACTTCGACCAAACTGATCAAAAAATTAAAAAAAGAAATGAGTTCGCTAAAAGTCTATGCGGCTGTTGACCAATACCGTAGTGGGATCAAAGATGAGTTTGATTACATCGAAATGAAAATAGATGCAGGGGCCGATGGATTTTTAACACAGCCATTTTTTGATTTACGATTGATTGATATTTTTACTGAGAAACTTCGCGGAAAGGAAGTTTATATTGGAATCAGTCCAGTAACCAACGAAAAATCGCAAAGTTATTGGGAATCAAGGAATCGGGCTTATTTTCCGAGAGATTTTCAACTAACAATGGATTGGAATGTAAAATTTGCAAAAGAAGTAATTGGTTATTGTTCTCAAAATGATTTTAATACGTATTTGATGCCCATTAGAATTAATCTTGAAGTTTATTTGAGTGGTATATTTAAGTGA
- a CDS encoding ATP-dependent 6-phosphofructokinase, which produces MNENDTKVEQFGPCTIPNPAGYDYWTEDNSVVLFQTIFSGPADAKKTVETSPVFFEQAGPKEKIYFRPEEVTAGIVTCGGLCPGINDVIRALVMELHYRYKVPRILGFPFGYEGLVKKFGHRPVELTPDKVAHIMNFGGSILGSSRGNQNIGDMVDTLFLYGVKMLFCIGGDGTLRGAQAIQEEVRKRKEDIAIVGIPKTIDNDINYVQKTFGFSTAFSKAVEAVNCAHEEAKGAPNGVGLVKLMGRHSGFIAVNSALASKNVNFVLIPELDFDLEGDGAFLTVLKERVQKRGHAVVILAEGAGQKFFEDKGEKDQSGNKKLADIGIFIKDKITDYFKKEGVTLNLKYIDPSYIIRSVPANAEDSVFCGFLAQNAVHAAFAGRTGCVVGIWNNVFTVMPISLAIAERKVLRPERSTLWRALLASTGQPNSMKAKG; this is translated from the coding sequence ATGAATGAAAACGATACCAAGGTTGAACAATTTGGTCCTTGCACCATTCCAAACCCAGCAGGGTATGACTACTGGACGGAAGACAACTCCGTCGTCCTTTTCCAAACGATATTTTCTGGCCCCGCAGATGCTAAAAAAACCGTAGAAACAAGCCCCGTATTCTTTGAACAAGCTGGCCCCAAAGAAAAGATCTATTTTCGTCCCGAAGAAGTCACTGCAGGCATTGTCACTTGTGGTGGCCTCTGCCCTGGAATCAACGATGTCATCCGTGCTCTTGTGATGGAACTTCACTACCGCTACAAAGTGCCTCGTATTTTGGGTTTCCCTTTTGGATATGAAGGCCTTGTGAAAAAATTTGGACATAGACCTGTGGAACTCACACCCGACAAGGTGGCCCATATCATGAACTTCGGTGGTTCCATTCTTGGATCTTCGCGAGGGAACCAAAATATTGGAGATATGGTGGATACATTATTCCTCTATGGAGTGAAGATGTTGTTTTGTATTGGTGGGGACGGAACCCTTCGCGGGGCCCAGGCCATCCAAGAAGAAGTGCGAAAACGCAAAGAAGACATTGCCATTGTTGGAATTCCCAAAACCATCGATAACGATATCAACTATGTCCAAAAAACTTTTGGTTTCTCGACTGCTTTTAGTAAGGCGGTAGAGGCGGTGAACTGTGCTCATGAAGAAGCAAAAGGAGCACCTAATGGTGTGGGCTTAGTGAAACTGATGGGTCGCCACTCCGGTTTCATCGCTGTGAATTCGGCTCTTGCTTCTAAAAATGTAAATTTTGTCCTCATTCCTGAACTTGATTTTGATTTAGAAGGAGACGGAGCCTTTTTAACCGTTCTCAAAGAACGAGTGCAAAAAAGAGGTCATGCCGTTGTGATTTTGGCAGAAGGTGCCGGACAAAAGTTTTTTGAAGACAAAGGTGAAAAAGACCAATCAGGTAACAAGAAGTTGGCGGACATTGGAATTTTTATCAAAGATAAAATCACCGATTACTTCAAAAAAGAAGGGGTGACTCTGAATCTAAAATACATCGATCCGAGTTATATCATTCGGTCTGTTCCCGCCAATGCAGAAGATTCTGTGTTCTGTGGGTTCCTGGCTCAAAATGCAGTCCATGCTGCTTTTGCTGGTAGGACAGGCTGTGTGGTCGGGATTTGGAACAATGTGTTTACGGTGATGCCAATTTCCCTTGCCATTGCGGAGAGAAAGGTATTACGTCCGGAGAGGAGTACACTCTGGCGAGCACTCCTTGCCTCGACAGGACAACCCAATTCGATGAAGGCGAAAGGCTGA
- a CDS encoding bile acid:sodium symporter family protein — MITKISKLIVTAFPVVLLFISGIGFLFPEKIIWFRGPWITYSLGAIMLGMGLTLEAEDFIRILKQPKPILIGTVLQYTIMPTLGFSLGYLFQLPEAFAVGLILVSCCPGGTASNVITFLSKADVPLSVTLTSVSTILGIMMTPFLVAVLIGSRLEIDRLGLVITTFQVILVPVGLGLFLKSIFPKLTKEIQDFFPVLSVLLIAMIVASIIASGKDTILNSDFRIFFAVILLHLGGFGFGGVFSWYLTKDAKTAKTISIEVGMQNSGLGAVLARTHFLDPNTAIPSALSSLTHSLLGSLFATYFRRESKKPAIVD, encoded by the coding sequence ATGATCACTAAAATTTCTAAACTGATTGTCACTGCTTTTCCAGTTGTACTTCTTTTCATCTCAGGGATTGGGTTCTTATTTCCTGAAAAGATCATTTGGTTTCGAGGGCCTTGGATCACTTATAGCCTCGGTGCCATTATGCTTGGGATGGGACTCACTTTGGAAGCCGAAGATTTTATCAGAATCTTAAAACAACCAAAACCAATTCTGATTGGAACTGTATTACAATATACGATTATGCCAACACTTGGGTTTTCGCTTGGGTACTTATTCCAACTCCCAGAAGCCTTTGCAGTGGGACTCATTCTTGTCTCCTGTTGCCCGGGTGGAACGGCTTCCAATGTGATTACGTTTTTATCCAAAGCAGATGTTCCTCTTAGTGTTACCTTAACATCTGTCTCCACGATCCTTGGGATTATGATGACACCATTCCTTGTGGCGGTTCTCATAGGGAGTCGTTTGGAGATTGATCGTTTGGGTCTTGTGATCACAACCTTCCAAGTGATTTTAGTTCCTGTTGGTTTAGGATTGTTTTTAAAATCGATTTTTCCAAAACTCACAAAAGAGATCCAAGATTTTTTTCCCGTACTTTCTGTACTCTTAATTGCGATGATTGTGGCTTCGATCATTGCCAGTGGAAAAGATACCATCCTAAATTCCGACTTCCGAATCTTCTTTGCAGTGATTCTTTTGCATCTAGGTGGGTTTGGTTTCGGTGGGGTTTTTAGTTGGTATCTGACAAAAGATGCAAAAACAGCAAAAACCATTTCGATTGAGGTGGGAATGCAGAATTCAGGGCTCGGGGCAGTGCTTGCCAGGACTCATTTTTTGGATCCGAACACGGCAATTCCTAGTGCTTTATCGAGTTTGACCCATTCCCTTCTTGGAAGTTTATTTGCGACCTATTTCAGAAGGGAATCGAAAAAACCAGCTATTGTCGATTGA
- a CDS encoding carbon-nitrogen hydrolase family protein, with amino-acid sequence MKFKAAAVQVTSTARISNNLTKCRQLVEEAASAGAKVIGLPENFSFMGSESEKKNLLGQIEEETNAFLQETSKDLGIFLLGGGFPTKAPTGKVYNTAVLTNPEGKEIFRYHKAHLFNAVVGDGFNYSESNSTESGGKVPDVVQTEYGKISSAICYDIRFPELFRSLSEKGVELCFLPAAFTVPTGEAHWHVLLRARAIENFMYVIAPGQTGTHDPHGNRKTFGHSLIISPWGEILDELDKEVGFVIAEIDLQKLSEIRNQLPSLGHRLF; translated from the coding sequence ATGAAATTTAAAGCCGCCGCAGTGCAAGTCACAAGTACAGCAAGAATCTCAAATAACCTAACTAAGTGTAGGCAACTTGTGGAAGAGGCGGCAAGTGCTGGTGCCAAAGTCATAGGCCTTCCCGAAAATTTTTCCTTTATGGGAAGTGAATCAGAGAAAAAAAATCTTCTTGGTCAAATCGAAGAAGAGACAAATGCTTTTTTACAAGAAACTTCAAAAGACCTGGGAATCTTTCTACTTGGAGGTGGTTTTCCCACTAAGGCGCCAACAGGAAAGGTTTACAACACTGCTGTTCTCACAAATCCCGAAGGAAAGGAAATCTTTCGTTATCACAAGGCTCATTTATTCAATGCAGTGGTGGGTGACGGATTCAATTACAGCGAATCGAATTCCACAGAAAGTGGAGGCAAAGTTCCTGACGTTGTCCAGACAGAATATGGAAAAATTTCTTCTGCGATCTGTTATGACATTCGTTTCCCGGAACTCTTTCGTAGTCTTTCTGAGAAAGGAGTGGAACTTTGTTTTTTGCCAGCAGCTTTCACAGTTCCCACCGGCGAAGCCCATTGGCATGTATTGCTCCGCGCTCGTGCCATTGAGAATTTTATGTATGTAATCGCACCAGGGCAAACAGGAACCCATGATCCGCACGGAAATCGGAAAACCTTTGGCCACTCTCTCATCATTTCTCCTTGGGGAGAAATTTTAGATGAGTTAGACAAAGAAGTGGGTTTTGTAATTGCCGAAATCGACTTACAAAAGTTAAGCGAAATTCGAAATCAACTCCCGAGTTTAGGCCATCGTTTGTTTTAG
- a CDS encoding alpha/beta fold hydrolase, producing MSERQIYNWKNHRLTYIKHKSLNPKSKETIVLIGGWCSAAGYWGLNIPFFRQFGDVIELDLVGHYPAEIFDQKKGLTLQDFLETQAQGIWASAGEKDITLVGHSTGGMAVLAIASLFPQRIKQVISIAPYVHGPVPGVLKIGVMGLRANLGSFFDFGFKIGKSLPKALQIGFSYGVYDSSAFHAREDIKQFLKDYNPQFECLNPRYILMILEMLDRTDIRPIVFGNQVPTLIMRGEEDPIIPGKDVMELERTTPHVKAVLFSECGHFVHMEKKQAAEKVMKDFLLMKKSSATKKSFF from the coding sequence ATGTCAGAAAGACAAATTTATAATTGGAAAAATCATAGACTAACTTACATTAAACATAAGTCTCTGAATCCCAAGTCCAAAGAAACAATTGTTCTCATCGGTGGTTGGTGTTCTGCGGCTGGATATTGGGGTCTCAACATTCCTTTTTTCCGCCAATTTGGAGATGTCATCGAACTAGATTTAGTTGGTCATTATCCTGCAGAAATTTTTGATCAAAAAAAAGGACTCACCCTCCAAGATTTTTTAGAAACACAAGCCCAAGGAATTTGGGCCTCTGCTGGTGAAAAAGACATCACCCTTGTGGGCCATTCTACAGGTGGGATGGCAGTACTTGCGATTGCTTCTTTATTTCCACAAAGGATCAAACAAGTCATCTCGATTGCCCCTTATGTCCATGGTCCCGTTCCTGGGGTTTTAAAAATCGGTGTTATGGGACTTCGTGCGAACTTAGGTAGTTTTTTTGACTTTGGATTTAAAATTGGGAAATCCCTTCCGAAAGCCTTACAAATTGGATTTTCCTACGGAGTGTATGATTCTTCTGCCTTCCACGCACGAGAAGACATCAAACAATTCCTAAAAGATTACAATCCTCAATTTGAATGTTTGAACCCAAGATATATTCTAATGATCCTGGAGATGTTGGATAGAACCGACATACGTCCCATTGTATTTGGGAACCAAGTCCCCACCTTAATTATGCGTGGGGAAGAAGATCCCATCATTCCAGGAAAGGATGTGATGGAACTCGAAAGAACCACTCCTCATGTAAAAGCAGTTTTATTTTCTGAATGCGGACATTTTGTACACATGGAAAAAAAACAAGCCGCAGAAAAAGTGATGAAAGACTTTCTTCTAATGAAAAAATCTTCTGCGACAAAGAAGTCTTTTTTCTAA
- a CDS encoding aminotransferase class V-fold PLP-dependent enzyme, with amino-acid sequence MLPNHNELPSFPPFPSWKGISKYFPVQNDSVWLNYCGTTPVSTYATQMMNLYFQEYAKFGIFAPSFAEPAIKSAIRGYIAEILHCDPSEIGIVHNTSEGINLYSHSIQIPKGKRILVLENEYPSNVYPWEHWKEKGVDLEFIPVGKTPDEFLTNLKNELEKGDVYILSLSPVHWCTGVAFDMEAVSKLCETHHTKLVVDGSQAVGHIPLDFGKIKVAFCAFAAWKWLLGPLGLGVVYLSKEESNGFQLIFKGQASVVNDSSYFPYRNEWKPAADQFEQSTINFNDWIYFYASLRMLSTLGFDRVRERIYEVAGMFKDALHDLGFTLESDAFPNVKTGIIAITGHKDPSKFQPEAIQAFLKQRKITAAVRLGRLRMAPHIAIEEEHVARVKETLKEYLSQS; translated from the coding sequence ATGCTTCCTAATCACAATGAACTTCCTTCCTTCCCTCCTTTTCCTTCTTGGAAAGGGATCTCCAAGTATTTCCCCGTACAGAATGATTCCGTTTGGTTGAATTATTGTGGGACCACACCTGTTTCCACCTATGCTACCCAGATGATGAATCTCTACTTTCAGGAATACGCAAAGTTCGGTATCTTTGCCCCGAGTTTTGCGGAACCGGCAATCAAATCTGCCATCCGCGGTTACATCGCGGAAATTTTACATTGTGATCCATCCGAGATAGGGATTGTACATAACACGAGTGAGGGGATCAATCTCTACTCTCATAGCATTCAAATCCCAAAAGGAAAAAGAATTTTAGTTCTGGAGAATGAATACCCAAGTAATGTTTATCCTTGGGAACATTGGAAAGAAAAGGGTGTGGATTTAGAATTTATCCCTGTGGGTAAAACTCCCGACGAATTTTTAACCAACCTAAAAAATGAATTAGAAAAAGGGGATGTATATATTCTTAGCCTATCACCTGTTCATTGGTGTACGGGAGTGGCTTTTGATATGGAAGCCGTTTCTAAACTTTGTGAAACCCATCACACGAAACTTGTGGTTGATGGAAGCCAAGCCGTGGGTCATATCCCCCTTGATTTTGGAAAAATAAAAGTGGCTTTCTGTGCATTTGCCGCCTGGAAGTGGTTACTCGGTCCTTTGGGACTTGGAGTGGTGTATCTATCCAAAGAAGAATCCAATGGATTCCAACTGATCTTCAAAGGCCAGGCCAGTGTGGTGAACGATTCCAGTTATTTTCCTTATAGAAATGAATGGAAACCCGCCGCCGACCAATTTGAACAAAGTACAATCAACTTCAATGACTGGATTTATTTTTATGCATCATTGCGGATGTTGTCCACCCTTGGTTTCGACCGCGTGCGGGAACGGATTTATGAAGTGGCGGGAATGTTTAAGGACGCTCTTCATGATTTAGGTTTTACATTGGAATCCGATGCTTTTCCCAATGTGAAAACGGGAATCATTGCGATCACAGGTCACAAAGATCCGTCCAAGTTCCAACCGGAAGCCATCCAAGCCTTTTTAAAACAAAGGAAAATCACGGCTGCGGTGCGACTGGGACGACTTCGAATGGCTCCTCATATTGCGATTGAAGAAGAACATGTGGCCCGAGTGAAAGAAACTTTAAAAGAATACCTAAGCCAAAGTTAG
- the alr gene encoding alanine racemase, whose protein sequence is MLSSRIYLSRSAFSHNIALFRKLIGPKTKFTAIIKSNAYGHGLLATASIALDAGADYLGVNSLEEALSIRRVFTKATILIMGSIPDLKERKESLADENFWVMVSRIEEIEILSKLSPTPKIHLKVDTGMSRLGIPTNTAEVLAKEIFEKKLPLAGIATHFASTEDFTEHSYSMLQLGRFQETIDTFAKHGFIDLICHCASSASAMLFSEARMDLVRVGISLYGLWPSLETKLSLSLMKKDVGMLKPALSWKTQIQHIQNLNQGTFIGYGSTYKTTHDTKLAVVPVGYYEGLDRKLSNHGYMLVRGERAKILGRICMNMTMLDITHIPDAKLGDDVVILGKSGNETISADDHAAWTGTINYEVVTRILGSFPRIIED, encoded by the coding sequence GTGCTCTCTTCTAGGATTTACCTCTCTCGTTCGGCGTTTAGCCATAATATCGCCCTATTCCGCAAACTGATTGGGCCAAAAACCAAGTTTACCGCCATCATCAAATCCAATGCCTATGGGCATGGACTCCTTGCTACGGCCTCCATTGCCCTTGATGCCGGTGCTGACTATTTGGGAGTCAACTCTTTAGAAGAAGCTTTGTCCATTCGTCGTGTATTTACCAAAGCCACCATCCTCATTATGGGAAGTATTCCGGATCTAAAAGAAAGAAAGGAATCTTTGGCGGACGAAAACTTTTGGGTGATGGTCTCTCGCATCGAAGAAATCGAAATTTTATCCAAACTTTCCCCCACTCCCAAAATCCATTTGAAAGTGGATACGGGGATGTCTCGTTTAGGAATTCCAACAAACACTGCTGAAGTTTTGGCCAAAGAAATTTTTGAAAAAAAACTCCCTCTTGCGGGAATAGCCACCCACTTTGCCAGCACAGAAGATTTTACAGAACATAGTTATTCTATGTTACAACTCGGTAGGTTTCAAGAAACAATCGATACATTCGCTAAACACGGGTTTATCGATCTTATTTGCCACTGCGCTTCTTCTGCCTCAGCAATGTTATTTTCAGAAGCAAGGATGGATTTGGTTCGTGTGGGAATTTCTCTTTACGGACTTTGGCCAAGTCTTGAAACCAAACTCTCTCTTTCCCTCATGAAAAAAGATGTGGGGATGTTAAAACCAGCACTCAGTTGGAAAACTCAAATCCAACACATCCAAAACCTAAACCAAGGGACTTTTATTGGGTATGGCTCCACTTATAAAACCACACACGATACGAAATTAGCAGTTGTTCCCGTCGGATACTATGAGGGGCTCGATCGGAAACTTTCGAACCATGGGTATATGCTCGTTCGGGGAGAACGGGCAAAAATTTTAGGAAGAATCTGTATGAATATGACAATGCTTGATATCACACATATTCCTGACGCTAAACTGGGAGACGATGTAGTCATCCTTGGGAAATCAGGAAATGAAACCATATCAGCAGATGATCATGCAGCTTGGACTGGAACCATCAACTACGAAGTGGTCACAAGAATTTTGGGATCATTCCCTCGTATCATTGAAGACTAG
- the rpmG gene encoding 50S ribosomal protein L33 produces the protein MREIIKLTCVPCAIPGRSNYFQTKNKKTKSEKLVTKKYCKFCKSHTDHKESKV, from the coding sequence ATGAGAGAAATCATAAAACTAACCTGTGTCCCATGTGCGATACCTGGGCGGTCAAATTACTTCCAGACTAAAAACAAGAAGACAAAGTCGGAAAAACTTGTGACTAAAAAATATTGCAAATTTTGCAAATCTCATACTGATCACAAGGAATCCAAAGTCTAA
- the argB gene encoding acetylglutamate kinase, giving the protein MNHHSEKINHILEALPYLIKYSGKTIVIKYGGAAMVEEELKASFAEDIVLLKYLGINPVVVHGGGPEINALIKSLNLNTQFIRGHRVTDEATMEVVEMVLTGKVNKQIVSLIQEKGGKPVGLSGKDGGLAIAEKYLMEVEAEDGKLQKVDLGLVGEVTEVDPNILLTLQREGFIPIISPVAMSKEGQTLNINADTMAGAIAEALHADKLILLTDTPGILIDGQLVTGLKKADIHGHIKTGQISGGMIPKVECCLRAIDSGVKRAHIIDGRVAHSVLIEILTNQGIGSLIEQG; this is encoded by the coding sequence ATGAACCACCATTCCGAAAAAATCAATCATATCTTGGAAGCTCTTCCTTATTTGATCAAATATTCTGGGAAAACCATTGTCATCAAATATGGCGGGGCGGCCATGGTGGAAGAAGAATTAAAAGCGTCTTTTGCTGAAGATATTGTACTTCTTAAATATTTAGGGATCAATCCTGTTGTGGTTCACGGTGGTGGACCCGAAATCAATGCTCTTATCAAGTCTCTCAACCTAAATACCCAGTTCATTCGTGGACACAGGGTCACTGATGAAGCCACAATGGAAGTGGTGGAGATGGTTCTCACAGGAAAAGTGAACAAACAAATTGTTTCTCTTATCCAAGAAAAAGGCGGAAAACCAGTGGGTCTATCGGGTAAAGATGGTGGGCTTGCCATCGCAGAAAAATACCTAATGGAAGTGGAAGCAGAAGATGGTAAACTTCAAAAAGTAGACTTAGGCCTTGTAGGAGAAGTGACGGAAGTAGATCCCAATATTTTACTCACCTTACAACGTGAAGGTTTTATTCCTATCATCTCACCTGTCGCTATGTCCAAAGAAGGACAAACTTTAAATATCAATGCAGATACAATGGCAGGAGCCATTGCAGAAGCCCTTCACGCAGACAAACTCATTTTACTCACCGACACTCCAGGAATATTGATTGATGGGCAGTTGGTAACGGGTCTCAAAAAAGCAGACATTCATGGACATATAAAAACTGGACAGATCTCCGGTGGCATGATACCAAAAGTAGAGTGTTGTTTGCGAGCCATTGACTCTGGAGTCAAAAGAGCCCACATCATTGATGGAAGAGTTGCTCATTCCGTATTAATTGAAATTTTAACCAACCAAGGGATTGGAAGTTTGATCGAACAAGGATAG